In a single window of the Elaeis guineensis isolate ETL-2024a chromosome 4, EG11, whole genome shotgun sequence genome:
- the LOC140857300 gene encoding uncharacterized protein — MPPVLQNLRQAKQFSWPDECRQAFEELKKYLTSPPLLVRPKVGEVLYLYLATSPEAVSSVLVRENENRVHQPIYYVSKVLHEAETRYSKAEKIIFALVISAQRLRSYFQAHAIVVLTDQPLRAILHCPDTSGRLAKWAVKLGEFDIQYRPRPALKAQVLADFIAECPTTDLPSGEGDPVKVGTSDCDLDPAWASNNQAEYEALVAGLKLALELGIDRLKVFSDSQLIVGQTKGEFETRDPTMAKYHQKVKDLVAPFGYFGISHIPRVENARADALSRLAMSDYDALGRTFVQNLERPSIDEVEEVLQLAVGQSWMDPITQYLTDGSVPEDLRKPNDSGGQLSST; from the exons atgcctcccgttcttcaaaacttgCGGCAGGCCAAGcagttctcttggccggacgagtgtcGGCAGGCTttcgaggaactgaagaagtACCTCACCTCTCCGCCACTCCTTGTGAGACCGAAGGTCGGGGAGGTCCTGTACCTCTACTTGGCCACTTCCCCGGAGGCGGTTAGCTCTGTGCTCGTCCGGGAGAATGAGAACCGGGTTCATCAACCAATATATTatgtcagcaaggtgctccacgaagctgagaCTCGGTACTCAAAGGCAGAGAAAATAATTTTCGCCCTAGTCATTTCGGCACAGCGACTTCGTTCGTACTTCCAAGCACAcgccattgtggtcctcaccgaccagcccctgagggctatCTTGCACTGTCCTGACACATCAGGACGGCTGGCGAAATGGGCTGTGAAACTGGGCGaattcgacatccagtaccggCCACGACCCGCCCTCAAAGCTCAggttctggccgacttcatcgccgaatgcccgacgaccgacctacCATCGGGGGAGGGGGACCCCGTGAAGGTCGGGACCTCCGACTGTGACCTCGATCCGGCCTGG gcctccaacaatcaggccgagtaTGAGGCGCTCGTCGCGGGGTTGAAATTAGCACTGGAGCTTGGAATAGACCgtctcaaagtcttctccgactcccaattGATCGTCGGACAGACCAAAGGCGAGTTCGAaacacgagatccgaccatggccaaataccaCCAAAAGGTGAAAGATCTCGTGGCGCCCTTCGGGTACTTcgggatctcccacatccccagggtggaaaatgctcgggccgacgcgcTCTCCAGGCTCGCGATGTCCGACTATGACGCCTTGGGCCGGACCTTCGTGCAAAATCTTGAGCGACCGAGCATCGACGAGGTCGAGGAAGTACTACAATTGGCGGTAGGGcagagttggatggacccgatcactCAATACCTGACTGATGGATCTGTCCCTGAAGACCtgcggaagccaaacgactccggtggGCAGCTTTCCAGTACGTAA